The genomic interval TATCTCTGACTTCGCGTGTGCCTCTAAGGCTAACAGTCAGGGTGAGTGGCTCAGGAATAAATCCCTCCTACACAAAAAATGTCCACAATTTGAGGCTCCAGTATACACTTTAGCCAGTTTTAAGGACAACTCATGCCAGTATAATTCTTAGCCCCATGCTTGTAACCTCAATTTTGTGACTTTAAGCTCTCTAAGGAGTTGCTACGGCTGTAGAGCGATCGCCATTAGCCTTAGCAGCTTGCATGGACTGAACAAACTGCTCAAACAGGTAGTCTGCGTCATGAGGGCCAGGGCTGGCTTCGGGATGGTACTGCACTGAGAACAGCGGTAAGGATTTGTGACGTAGACCTGCAACTGTGCGATCGTTGAGGTTTAGGTGAGTAATTTCCACATCAGCATCTGGCAGGGAGGCGGGATCGATCGCAAAGCCATGATTTTGACTGGTGATCTCGATTCGCTGCTTTAACCCCGCAGGCTGATTCAACCCGCGATGGCCAAACTTGAGCTTGAAAGTTTCTGCCCCTAACGACAACCCCAAGATTTGGTGACCCATGCAAATGCCAAAAATAGGTTTTTGACTCGTTAAGAGTGCCTTGGTTGTGGCAATTCCTTCGGTCACTGCCGCTGGATCGCCCGGTCCATTCGAGAGGAAAATCCCGTCTGGATTGTATTTCATGATTTCGTCTGGAGGAGTATCCGCCGGAACCACAACCACACGGCAACCATAACTCGCTAGACGACGCAAAATGTTGCGCTTAATGCCGAAGTCGAGTGCAACTACGGTCAATAGAGTCGAGCTACTCTCGTCATTCTGAGCGCCGGGGCTAAACTCCCACACTGAAGCCGTGGGGTCAGACCATTCGTAAATAGCGGAGGTAGTGACTTCGCGCACCAAGTTGAGTCCAGCCATGCTAGGTGCGTTTTGTACTTGCTCCAATAGCTCAGTGGGGTCCAGAATCTCGGTTGAGATGGCTCCATTCATGGCCCCAACGGAACGGAGCTTGCGAGTCAGAGCGCGGGTATCAATGCCATAAATGCCTGGAATGTTGTGCTCCTTAAGGTAGTCCGGCAGGGATTGGGTCGATCGCCAATTGCTAGGACGTGGGCAAATATTGCGAGCGATCGCCCCTCGTACCTGAGGCCGTGCAGATTCATCATCTTCAGGGTTTACGCCAGTATTTCCCAACTCAGGATAAGTGAAGGTAACAATTTGACCGCAATAGCTGGGATCGGTCAAAACCTCTTGATAACCTGTCATTCCCGTGTTGAATACAACTTCGCCAATGGTGGTTCCAGGCGCACCAAAAGACCATCCCCGGTAAACTGAACCATCCGCAAGAACTAAAAGAGCAGGTTGAGGGGCAGAAAGAGCCATAGAAGTCTAGATAGGAGAACCTTGAAAACTGATACTTGAGAAGTGATACTTGCAGGACGCTATTATCTCATGCTCAATTGTAAGTGTCGTATCGAAAACTGCCGAATACGGTTGGCGTAGTCGTTGCCAATTATTCAACGCTTGGTTCCGCAGGGACGATCACTTTCAATGCTTGTTTCACCACTTGGAACGTCACGGGCAATTCCCCAATCTGATGCCCATCAATATGAACAGGTAGCTTGGCGATTGAAGTGAAACGCACCTTTGCCACTTGGTAAGTTTCAATCTTGGGGCTGTAGTAGTACTGCCCCCGACTAATAGACCAAAAATGGCGCACGAGTTCCCATTTACTGAATTTTCGGTAAACGCTGACGGTCAGCAGACCATCATCCATGACTGCATCAGGGGCAACCGTAAATCCAGTTCCATAATAGGGGCCGTTGGCAATTACAACCAGTAAGGCTTGGAGCTGAAATTCACTGCGAGTTGCGATCTGACGGCGCAAAAATCGTTTAGGGAGGGCGGTGCGAACCATTGCTTTTGCCAAGGGACGATCTAACTCAATTCTTAGCCGTTGAGGTTGATAACCAATTGCTAAGCGAGCAGCTTGCAGCATGCGTCCCCATTGCCCACCCTTGACCTCTTCCCCCAAAGGAAACAACGCGGCATCTAGTCCTACCCCAGCTGCCTCAAAAAAATAGTGCTCATTGTCGTTATTGGCTTGCCCAACATCAATTGTTTTAATTTGCCCTTGGGCGATGACTTGACAAGCTTGGGCCATATCTGTGGGTATGCTGAGACTCCGGGCAATGTTGTTGTAGGTGCCGATGGGGACTATGCCCAGGGGAATCGGAGCGTGAATTAACCCTTTGGCAACTTCGCTGACTGTGCCATCCCCACCCCCTACAATCACCATGTCATAGGCTTCTTCCACCGCTCGTTGGGCTAGCAGCGCTGGAGATTCATCTGGTTTGGTGAAGGCAAGGTCAGCCCGAATATCCTCTGCTTCTAAGGCCGCTAGGAGATCGGGCAACTTCATGGGATTAGGCTCATCAGTACCGGAAACCGGATTCATGATTAAACTTGCACGCTTCACTGGCTTAGTCCCACTTCGATGTTGTGATCCATACAAAATATGTGGTTAATACAAATTAATTTCTGCAACATTTGAGTTCAATGTAGCTGATTCAGGTTTGATACCGATCGCTTGCCTGGGCACGTCGTTTTTTGAGCGAGCGATCGCTTAGTACGGAATCAGAGTTAGAGGCACTGAGTTTAAAGTGGAAGAGTGAAAACTGAAAATATCTAGCTTGTAGACTTTAAACCATCCACGGCAGTTGTTCGCTTCCTATGCCAAAGCCTTTTTCGTCGAGAGCAATTTTGCTGATTGCATCGGCTGTCTTAACGCTGGTTAGTGCAGCTTGTAGCGGTTCATCGATCAAATCCTCCACTCAGAGCCAGTCAGATTCTACCCCTGCCTCAACTTCTGGAGCGATCGCCTCCTTACCCACGGACCCCTCCCCAGTAGTCATTGCAGAGCCTACCCCTCCGCCCACTCCACAAACAGACCCCTTTGAGTTTGCTCTCGATCGCGCTGCTAGTGCCGCTAGCATTGGAGCTTCCGCGCAATCTCAAGATGACTGGAAGTTGGTCGTGAGCCAGTGGCAAGACGCGATCGCCCTGCTCAAGCAGGTGCCAAACTCCAGCCCTTACCAACTGCTGGTCAAAGAAAAAATCAGCGAATATCAGCAGCAACTTGCCTACGCTAAACAACAAGCTAGCAAACCAGACGGTAGTAACCAGCCACAGCCTGAGCGCATCATTGCCCTAGCCCCTCCCCCGATTCCGCAACCTGTAGAAGCGGCTCGCTCTAATGTCGCGACTCGGCCTGCCCCACCTGCTCCTAGGCAAGAACGGGTCTTTGAAGCTCCGATCAAACGCCGAGAAGGCGGAACTCCCGTCATTGATGTCACCTTTAACGGCAATCAGACGTTCGAGATGATTGTGGATACAGGCGCAAGCGGCACCTTGATTACTCAGCAAATGGCGATCGCAATGGGTGTCAAACCTGTGACTAAAGCTTTGGTAGACACAGCCAGCCAGAAAGGGGTAGAAATTCCTGTGGGCTTTGTGGATTCCATTGAGGTGGACGGGGCGGTGGCTAGAAATGTATCAGTCGCGATCGCAGGGCCTGATCTAGGCACGGGGCTACTCGGGCACGATTTCTTTGGCAACTTTGATGTCACTATTCGACGGGATGTGGTTGAATTTCGAGTTCGATAGGCCAAGCCTTTTGAAGCTCGCTACCTGAATAGTCCCAAGGCTTGCGATCGCTTTGCTACCGAACTGCACCAGGGACAAACCGTTTTCTTTCAGAAATCCCGTTAGGCGGAACCCTTAGGCAAAAGCTGAGGTGCCAAAATCAGGAGGGACATCCTGCCAGCGTCCTTGACCCACGGCTCGCAGGGCTTCTTTCAAATCCACATCTCCGGTATAAATGGCTCGACCGACGATCGCCCCTGTAACTCCGGAGGGTTCTAGCGCCAGTAAGCTCAATAGATCGCTTACCGAACTGACGCCACCTGATGCAATCACAGGAATGGCGATCGCACTGGCTAATTCCCGTAGCGCGTCCATATTTGGCCCTTGCAGGGTACCGTCACGGTGAATATCGGTGTAGATAATTGCCGCCGCGCCCAGTTGGGCCATACGCTGTGCCAACTCTGTGGCTAAGACTTCCGAAGTTTCGAGCCAACCACGAGTTGCTACCTTCCCGTTGCGGGCATCAATCCCAACCACGATTTGACCCGGAAATTCTTGGCAGAGCTGCGCCACTAAATCTGGTTGCTCCACTGCCACAGTGCCTAAAATGGCGCGTTGCACACCTGTTGCTAGGAGATTGGCTACACTCTGGCGATCGCGCAAACCACCCCCCACTTGAATGGGCACATCTACCGCTTGCACAATGGCCTCGATCACTGCCAAATTTACCGGATGCCCAGCCTTGGCTCCATCTAAGTCAACCAAGTGCAATCGAGGTGCGCCTTGCTCGACCCACTGCCGCGCCACTGCAACTGGATTCTCATCAAATACTTGTGATTGAGCGTAGTCGCCCTGGTACAGCCGAACACAGCGACCTTCTAGTAGATCAATGGCTGGAATCACATCCATGACTTCACTATTCCTTACCCGTAAACACCAAACTTGCTGCAACTCAGGGTCGCGATCGCGCTACCTCGTGCTTTCCTATTGAAGCAGGTTCAGTTCTCAATCAACTACCACGCCGTTACGGATTCTAGGACTTGCCTAGTTCAGGCCATCTAGCTCTTCCTTACCCCTTAGGGAACTGGGGCGAGTTCGCCCAATATTTTGAATTTGATGTGATTGATTGATAGATCGCCTAATGAAACATCACAAGATTCACTAATGGGGGCTCCTTGAACTTTGACGTTTTCAAAGGAAACGCCTTTGGCCATTTCAGCGTGATACCAAGCCAAGCCCATAAAGAAACGAGTTGGATAGGGGCCGCGATCGACCACATCATCTGGATTAGATTCCATTGGTAACCAGCCAAACCCTGGAATATAGAACTCAATCCAAACGTGATTAAAATCGGGTTCTAAAGGGACGAATTGGCGTTCTGCGTAAGGTGGACACTTGTAGCGACCGACGGTGCGGCAGGCAATGCCATTGAGACGGGCTAACGCTAAAATTAGGCCGACATACTCACCACAGGAGCCGATGCCGCGTTCTAAGACGACATCTGGGGTATCAATATGCGGCTTGATGCCATAGGAGAGGCGATCGTAAACATAGTTCCGAATCTTCAAAACCTGTCGCAACAAATTAGTTTCTGTACCAACTGCGGCTTGGGCAGCCCAACGAATCGTAGCCGTATCCATTGCCAACTCATCATCATCCACCAAGTAGCGGGCTTGAAACTCCGGCGACAACGGTGGGGCATTTTCTACTTCGCGGGGGGCGAGCTGATACTTGATACTCCAGACTTCTAAAAGCGCTTTCCAACCCAATAAGCGTCGCTCTCCAGGCTTCAACGCTGCAAACTTAAACAGTGCCACCCGTTGTCCTTCGTGCAGTTCTTCAGTAAACGGCACCCCAATCGGCTCAATCTGCCTGACCTTTTGCCGATTAGTTTCTGCTGGCAGCGCAATCCGCCACTCCACATTTTCTAAATCCACTTCTTCTAGAGGTTGCAGTTCCTCTACATAAGACATTTCAACCAGATAGCCATTGGAGAGGGAGTAGCGGTCGTCTTCGTAATAGTGGAAGTACAGCGGATGGATAAACGTGCGATCGCGAATGGCGAGTTCATGAGATGGATCAGCATTGGGGTTATCGCGAATGTAGGGTTCTTCCCCGGCATAAGCAACATAGAGAATATTTTGGCCAGTAGCAGGATGGCGGTGAAAAGCTAGACCTGTGGGCTGGTCAAAGGGTGTTAGGACACTGAAGCGAATTTCCCCAGTGCCTCGATCGAGACAGTAAACAGTTTGCTCAATGCGATCGCTGACCCAGAGTTCCTCGCCCCGCACAGTTAAGTGTTCGCTGCCGACACCCGGCGTAGAAAACCGGGTAATTTGGCGACCTGTCGCTGCTTCAAAAATCACAATGTAGCCCAGCTTCTGGCAACTGACATAAACCGTTGATTGCCAGACCGCTACTCCATCAATCTGATAAGGCAAGGTGACAAAGTGCTGCGGTGTCAAATCTTTCAGGGTGCAATAGTAAACGCTACCGCCTCGCGTAAACCAGAGCTTGTCTCCCTGAACCGCTAAACCCGTGGCATCTAGAAAACTTGTGGTTTGATGTGCATTCAAGATTTGGGTGTCACCACTAGTCACCGTGACTTGGAGTAAGTATCCCCGGACTGTATCTACTGCAAGCAGGGTATCCTCCCAGAAACTCAACCCCTCGAGGGCATAGGTACCGAAGGGGCGAATGGTCGTTAACCACGGATCGAGTTGCCCGATCGAAACAGGGGATAGCTGAGTAGATGGAGGTGGTTCAAGCGGCATAGGTACAGGTTTTTCAGCAATGGCTCCCTCATCATAAACAAAACCTTTTAGACGTAACCGTATCCCAGCACTACTCTCTAGGCAGAATTTGCAATCTCGTACTCCAGGCACTTGTGCTACTGGGGTACCCCATAGACGATCAACTCAGGATCATGAGGCAAATCATTCCTGAGTTTGTTCATCCTCTAGTTATTTTTGGCCATCTATGAATCAGCGCGCTCTATTACTAGTCAATCGTCAGGCTCGTCGGGGTCAGGAGACCCTTACCCAGGCAATTGAAGCCTTGCAGGACTGGGGTCTAGATTTACTGGAGGAATCAACCGCTGATCCTCAGCATTTATCTGATTTGATTCGGAGCTACCGCGATCGCGTGGATCTAGTCATTGTGGGTGGGGGAGATGGCACTCTGAATGCCGTGACTGAAGGATTGGTTGAGACTCAACTGCCCCTGGGAATTTTGCCTTTAGGTACCGCCAATGACTTAGCTCGGACGCTCTGCATCCCGACTGATCTGACTCAAGCTTGCAAAATCATTGCTCAAGGTCGAGTGCAACGGATCGATCTAGGCTGGGTGAACGGCAAGTACTTTTTTAACGTTGCCAGCCTGGGCCTCAGCGTGCAAATTACTCAGCAAATGACTAAAGAAGTGAAGCGCCGTTGGGGCGTATTTGCTTATTTGACGACTGCCATTCGGGTAGTGGGCCAGTCTCGACCCTTTTGGGCCGAAATTCGTTGTCAGGGAGAATCGATTCCGGTGAGAACGGTACAAGTTGCCGTAGGGAATGGTCGTCATTACGGCGGTGGCATGACTGTGGTTGAAGATGCCGCGATCGATGATAATCGGCTCGATTTGTACAGCTTAGA from Trichocoleus desertorum ATA4-8-CV12 carries:
- the carA gene encoding glutamine-hydrolyzing carbamoyl-phosphate synthase small subunit, producing the protein MALSAPQPALLVLADGSVYRGWSFGAPGTTIGEVVFNTGMTGYQEVLTDPSYCGQIVTFTYPELGNTGVNPEDDESARPQVRGAIARNICPRPSNWRSTQSLPDYLKEHNIPGIYGIDTRALTRKLRSVGAMNGAISTEILDPTELLEQVQNAPSMAGLNLVREVTTSAIYEWSDPTASVWEFSPGAQNDESSSTLLTVVALDFGIKRNILRRLASYGCRVVVVPADTPPDEIMKYNPDGIFLSNGPGDPAAVTEGIATTKALLTSQKPIFGICMGHQILGLSLGAETFKLKFGHRGLNQPAGLKQRIEITSQNHGFAIDPASLPDADVEITHLNLNDRTVAGLRHKSLPLFSVQYHPEASPGPHDADYLFEQFVQSMQAAKANGDRSTAVATP
- a CDS encoding diacylglycerol kinase family lipid kinase, with protein sequence MNPVSGTDEPNPMKLPDLLAALEAEDIRADLAFTKPDESPALLAQRAVEEAYDMVIVGGGDGTVSEVAKGLIHAPIPLGIVPIGTYNNIARSLSIPTDMAQACQVIAQGQIKTIDVGQANNDNEHYFFEAAGVGLDAALFPLGEEVKGGQWGRMLQAARLAIGYQPQRLRIELDRPLAKAMVRTALPKRFLRRQIATRSEFQLQALLVVIANGPYYGTGFTVAPDAVMDDGLLTVSVYRKFSKWELVRHFWSISRGQYYYSPKIETYQVAKVRFTSIAKLPVHIDGHQIGELPVTFQVVKQALKVIVPAEPSVE
- a CDS encoding retroviral-like aspartic protease family protein encodes the protein MPKPFSSRAILLIASAVLTLVSAACSGSSIKSSTQSQSDSTPASTSGAIASLPTDPSPVVIAEPTPPPTPQTDPFEFALDRAASAASIGASAQSQDDWKLVVSQWQDAIALLKQVPNSSPYQLLVKEKISEYQQQLAYAKQQASKPDGSNQPQPERIIALAPPPIPQPVEAARSNVATRPAPPAPRQERVFEAPIKRREGGTPVIDVTFNGNQTFEMIVDTGASGTLITQQMAIAMGVKPVTKALVDTASQKGVEIPVGFVDSIEVDGAVARNVSVAIAGPDLGTGLLGHDFFGNFDVTIRRDVVEFRVR
- the hisA gene encoding 1-(5-phosphoribosyl)-5-[(5-phosphoribosylamino)methylideneamino]imidazole-4-carboxamide isomerase, with translation MDVIPAIDLLEGRCVRLYQGDYAQSQVFDENPVAVARQWVEQGAPRLHLVDLDGAKAGHPVNLAVIEAIVQAVDVPIQVGGGLRDRQSVANLLATGVQRAILGTVAVEQPDLVAQLCQEFPGQIVVGIDARNGKVATRGWLETSEVLATELAQRMAQLGAAAIIYTDIHRDGTLQGPNMDALRELASAIAIPVIASGGVSSVSDLLSLLALEPSGVTGAIVGRAIYTGDVDLKEALRAVGQGRWQDVPPDFGTSAFA
- a CDS encoding transglutaminase family protein yields the protein MPLEPPPSTQLSPVSIGQLDPWLTTIRPFGTYALEGLSFWEDTLLAVDTVRGYLLQVTVTSGDTQILNAHQTTSFLDATGLAVQGDKLWFTRGGSVYYCTLKDLTPQHFVTLPYQIDGVAVWQSTVYVSCQKLGYIVIFEAATGRQITRFSTPGVGSEHLTVRGEELWVSDRIEQTVYCLDRGTGEIRFSVLTPFDQPTGLAFHRHPATGQNILYVAYAGEEPYIRDNPNADPSHELAIRDRTFIHPLYFHYYEDDRYSLSNGYLVEMSYVEELQPLEEVDLENVEWRIALPAETNRQKVRQIEPIGVPFTEELHEGQRVALFKFAALKPGERRLLGWKALLEVWSIKYQLAPREVENAPPLSPEFQARYLVDDDELAMDTATIRWAAQAAVGTETNLLRQVLKIRNYVYDRLSYGIKPHIDTPDVVLERGIGSCGEYVGLILALARLNGIACRTVGRYKCPPYAERQFVPLEPDFNHVWIEFYIPGFGWLPMESNPDDVVDRGPYPTRFFMGLAWYHAEMAKGVSFENVKVQGAPISESCDVSLGDLSINHIKFKILGELAPVP
- a CDS encoding lipid kinase → MNQRALLLVNRQARRGQETLTQAIEALQDWGLDLLEESTADPQHLSDLIRSYRDRVDLVIVGGGDGTLNAVTEGLVETQLPLGILPLGTANDLARTLCIPTDLTQACKIIAQGRVQRIDLGWVNGKYFFNVASLGLSVQITQQMTKEVKRRWGVFAYLTTAIRVVGQSRPFWAEIRCQGESIPVRTVQVAVGNGRHYGGGMTVVEDAAIDDNRLDLYSLEIQHWWQIIPLLPAMRSGQHINSPRVRALAGKEFEVHTRRPRPINTDGEITTYTPATFRVVPKALSVLVPNSPPQPS